One Planctomycetota bacterium DNA segment encodes these proteins:
- a CDS encoding NAD(P)-dependent alcohol dehydrogenase codes for MSNHSAYRIVSDAGVPDALERVDVATPEPRRGEVVVAVKACSLNFRDLIVTKGGYPRNDTKNVVPLSDGAGEVVAVGEDVSKWNVGDRVAANFMRDFLAGPATETALRSGLGGGVDGMLQQRVALPADSLVKVPDHLSYEEAATLPCAAVTAWNALESAGTQAGDTVLLLGTGGVSIFGLQFANALGATTIITSSSDEKLELAKKLGADHVVNYGKNPEWQDEVLKLTDGRGVDNVLEVGGAGTLERSLQSVRVGGTVSLIGLLTNPDEQPSILPALLNAQTIRGIYVGSVHRFETMNRAVAGHQIKPVIDRVFDFGEAKEAYTYFASQKHVGKVVIRVN; via the coding sequence ATGAGCAACCACTCTGCCTACCGAATTGTCTCCGACGCCGGCGTCCCCGATGCGCTCGAACGCGTCGACGTCGCCACCCCCGAACCCCGACGCGGCGAGGTCGTCGTCGCGGTCAAAGCCTGCAGCCTCAACTTCAGAGACCTCATCGTCACCAAGGGCGGCTACCCGCGGAACGACACGAAAAACGTCGTGCCGCTCTCCGACGGCGCCGGTGAGGTCGTCGCAGTCGGCGAAGACGTCTCGAAGTGGAATGTGGGCGATCGCGTCGCAGCGAACTTCATGCGGGACTTCCTCGCCGGACCCGCAACCGAGACGGCCCTCCGGTCTGGCCTCGGCGGCGGCGTGGACGGCATGCTGCAGCAGCGCGTCGCCTTGCCTGCGGACTCACTGGTAAAGGTGCCGGATCACTTGAGCTACGAGGAAGCCGCGACTCTGCCGTGCGCGGCCGTCACCGCGTGGAACGCCCTTGAATCGGCTGGCACGCAGGCGGGCGACACGGTCCTGCTCCTCGGCACGGGCGGCGTGAGCATCTTCGGCCTCCAGTTCGCCAACGCTCTCGGAGCCACGACCATCATCACCAGCAGCAGCGACGAGAAGCTCGAGCTGGCGAAGAAGCTCGGTGCGGACCACGTCGTCAACTACGGCAAGAACCCCGAGTGGCAGGACGAGGTCCTCAAGCTGACCGACGGCCGCGGCGTCGACAACGTGCTCGAAGTCGGCGGTGCGGGCACGCTCGAACGGTCGCTCCAGTCCGTCCGCGTCGGCGGGACGGTGTCGCTGATCGGCCTGCTGACCAATCCCGACGAGCAGCCGAGCATCCTGCCCGCGCTGCTCAACGCCCAGACCATCCGCGGCATCTACGTCGGCAGCGTCCACCGCTTCGAGACGATGAACCGGGCCGTTGCGGGTCACCAGATCAAGCCGGTGATCGACCGAGTCTTCGATTTTGGTGAAGCCAAGGAGGCTTACACGTACTTCGCGTCGCAAAAGCACGTCGGAAAGGTCGTCATCCGCGTCAATTGA
- a CDS encoding ATP-dependent Clp protease ATP-binding subunit produces MFERFTDRARKVMALANQEAQRFNHEYIGTEHILLGLVKEGSGVGANVLKNLDVDLRKVRVEVEKLVKSGPEMVTMGKLPQTPRAKKVIEYAIEEARNLNHNYVGTEHLLLGLLREHDGVAAQVLMNLGLKLEEVREEVLNLLGAGVEGEDEEETVTAGGGGSEGRKGKKGKSQTPALDSFGRDLTELAKENQLDPVIGRSEEIERVVQILCRRQKNNPVLLGEAGVGKTAIVEGLAQMIVANNVPEILYDRRLIVLDLAMMVAGTKYRGQFEERIKAVMNEVRRAKNIILFIDELHTLVGAGGAEGAIDASNVLKPALSRGEIQCVGATTFEEYRKYIEKDAALARRFQPIQVDQPSKEDAVKILAGLREKYEEHHRVRITDEALEEAVEMSDRYISGRSLPDKAIDVLDEAGARIRLKTMTKPPNLAELEEQIERLSISKDEAVKNAEYEEAAKLRDEAERLRSKKEELQRQWREKAKEVDGVVDEEVIAEVISKMTGVPLTRLEKEEAQRLLELENELHKRVVSQNEAINAIAKTIRRARSGLKDPNRPMGSFLFLGPSGVGKTLLSKALAEFMFGDEDALISIDMSEYMEKHNVSRLIGAPPGYVGYEEGGQLTERIRRRPYSVLLLDEVEKGHPDVFNMLLQIMEEGRLTDSFGRHVDFRNVVMIMTSNIGADLIKGGVTPFGLQGKGKGPADEQSYGKMKDTLMKEIERYFRPEFIGRLDDVIVFRPLNKEHLTEIVELELAKVTKRLVDRGIELELADDAKEFLIDKGTSADFGARPLRRAIEQYIEDPLSEDILRGHYDDKSKVVISRAKDDEDKPLDHLFFDAQKTEADEAKEEEQETVAAGDAT; encoded by the coding sequence ATGTTTGAGCGATTCACAGACCGCGCCCGCAAGGTCATGGCCCTGGCCAACCAGGAGGCGCAGCGCTTCAACCACGAATACATCGGCACCGAGCACATCCTGCTCGGGCTCGTCAAAGAAGGCAGTGGCGTCGGCGCCAACGTGCTGAAGAACCTCGACGTCGACCTCCGAAAGGTCCGCGTCGAGGTCGAAAAGCTCGTGAAGTCCGGCCCGGAGATGGTCACGATGGGCAAACTCCCGCAAACCCCGCGGGCCAAGAAGGTCATCGAGTACGCCATCGAGGAAGCCCGCAACCTCAACCACAACTACGTCGGCACCGAGCACCTTCTGCTCGGCCTGCTCCGTGAGCACGACGGCGTCGCGGCTCAGGTCCTCATGAACCTCGGCCTCAAGCTCGAAGAGGTCCGAGAAGAGGTCCTCAACCTCCTCGGCGCAGGCGTCGAGGGCGAGGACGAGGAAGAGACCGTCACCGCCGGTGGCGGCGGCTCCGAGGGTCGCAAGGGCAAGAAGGGCAAGAGCCAGACGCCCGCCCTCGATTCCTTCGGCCGCGACCTCACGGAACTGGCCAAGGAAAACCAACTCGACCCGGTCATCGGCCGGAGCGAGGAAATTGAGCGCGTCGTCCAGATTCTGTGCCGACGTCAGAAGAACAACCCCGTCCTCCTGGGCGAGGCGGGCGTGGGCAAGACCGCCATCGTCGAGGGCCTGGCCCAGATGATCGTGGCCAACAACGTGCCCGAGATCCTCTACGACCGACGGCTGATCGTGCTCGACCTCGCCATGATGGTCGCCGGCACGAAGTACCGCGGCCAGTTCGAAGAGCGGATCAAGGCCGTCATGAACGAGGTCCGCCGGGCCAAGAACATCATCCTGTTCATCGACGAGCTGCACACGCTCGTCGGTGCCGGCGGTGCCGAGGGCGCGATCGACGCCAGCAACGTGCTCAAGCCCGCCCTGTCGCGCGGCGAGATCCAGTGCGTCGGTGCGACGACCTTTGAAGAGTACCGCAAGTACATCGAGAAGGACGCCGCCCTGGCCCGGCGATTCCAGCCGATCCAGGTCGACCAGCCGAGCAAGGAAGACGCCGTCAAGATTCTGGCCGGGCTTCGCGAGAAGTACGAGGAGCACCACCGCGTCCGCATCACCGACGAGGCGCTCGAAGAGGCCGTCGAGATGTCCGACCGCTACATCAGCGGGCGGTCGTTGCCGGACAAGGCGATCGACGTGCTCGACGAGGCGGGTGCCCGCATCCGGCTCAAGACGATGACCAAGCCGCCGAATCTGGCGGAGCTGGAAGAGCAGATCGAGCGGCTGTCGATCTCCAAGGACGAGGCCGTCAAGAACGCCGAGTACGAGGAGGCCGCCAAGCTCCGAGACGAGGCCGAGCGTCTGCGTTCCAAGAAGGAAGAGCTGCAGCGTCAGTGGCGTGAGAAGGCCAAGGAAGTCGACGGCGTCGTCGACGAAGAGGTCATCGCCGAGGTCATCAGCAAGATGACGGGCGTGCCGCTGACCCGCCTGGAGAAGGAAGAGGCCCAGCGTCTTCTGGAGCTGGAGAACGAGCTGCACAAGCGGGTCGTCAGCCAGAACGAGGCAATCAACGCCATCGCCAAGACGATCCGCCGTGCTCGCTCCGGCCTGAAGGACCCGAACCGCCCGATGGGCTCGTTCCTGTTCCTCGGCCCGTCGGGCGTGGGCAAGACGCTGCTCTCCAAGGCCTTGGCCGAGTTCATGTTCGGCGACGAGGACGCGCTCATCTCGATCGACATGAGCGAGTACATGGAGAAGCACAACGTCAGCCGTCTGATCGGTGCGCCTCCCGGGTACGTCGGCTACGAGGAAGGCGGCCAGCTCACCGAGCGCATCCGCCGTCGGCCGTACAGCGTGCTCCTGCTCGACGAGGTCGAAAAGGGTCACCCCGACGTCTTCAACATGCTCCTGCAGATCATGGAAGAGGGCCGACTGACCGACTCGTTCGGCCGGCATGTCGACTTCCGAAACGTGGTCATGATCATGACCTCCAACATCGGGGCCGACCTGATCAAGGGCGGCGTCACGCCGTTCGGGCTTCAGGGCAAAGGCAAGGGCCCGGCCGACGAGCAGTCGTACGGCAAGATGAAGGACACGCTCATGAAGGAGATCGAGCGCTACTTCCGCCCCGAGTTCATCGGCCGACTCGACGACGTCATCGTCTTCCGTCCGCTCAACAAGGAGCACCTGACGGAAATCGTCGAGCTGGAGCTGGCCAAGGTCACCAAGCGTCTGGTCGACCGTGGCATCGAGCTCGAGCTGGCCGACGACGCCAAGGAGTTCCTCATCGACAAGGGCACCAGCGCCGACTTCGGCGCTCGTCCGCTGCGTCGAGCGATCGAGCAGTACATCGAGGATCCGCTGTCGGAGGACATCCTCCGCGGCCACTACGACGACAAGTCG
- a CDS encoding helix-turn-helix transcriptional regulator, producing MPRPLSHPDIRDVELVDVLAALSDPVRLEIVRTADDSPGPLPCNAFFEAIPRSTLSHHWKILRDSGLIWQETKGTTRLNSVRRVEMDERFPGLLDAVLAAAVDR from the coding sequence GTGCCTCGGCCGCTTTCGCATCCTGACATTCGCGACGTCGAGCTCGTCGACGTCCTTGCCGCACTGAGCGATCCGGTACGACTGGAGATCGTGCGGACGGCGGACGACTCGCCGGGACCGTTGCCGTGCAACGCCTTCTTCGAAGCGATCCCGCGGAGCACGCTCAGCCACCATTGGAAGATTCTGAGGGATTCCGGCTTGATCTGGCAGGAGACCAAAGGCACCACGCGGCTGAACAGCGTTCGTCGCGTGGAGATGGATGAGCGATTCCCCGGCCTGCTCGACGCTGTTCTGGCAGCGGCAGTCGATCGGTAA